AAGTCTGCAGTAGAGGTCAAGGAAAGCTAAGCAAAGCAAAGTCAGGGAACAATCATAGAAATCAGCACTTACCCATATTTTGCAAAATTTGCCCAAGTTTTCATTATGGATCGACTAAAGATTTCCTCAGCTCTCGTATAATTAAGTCTTCTTCCCAGAGGTAAGCCAAACACAAATTCAATTTCATAGCCATGCATCACTCCCATCCATTCCGGCCAAGGTAGTTTGGAAGATCGATGtttgaaaaagtagaaaaaagcaTTGTTTTCAAGCTCTGCAAATTTCTTGGTAAACTCCAGTGCAGGGCATATGATGTTGTAATCTCCAATAACATCATCCAAAGCTTCACGGTAGACTTCTGGCGACTGCTCACCTAACCAGTCCACATAGTAGAAAAGAACTGCTTCCTTGCCCAATCTGCTCACTCCAGGGAAATACATATTTAAACCTTCTAGAAATTCCTTCCTTGTGATAAGGCTATCATTGTCTTTGCTGAATCCCGGAGCACCATACACTAGGAAAGCTGTCCCTTCATCTTTGTTAACGCCCACTAAGATCTGAGCTTTTTTCACTTTTCCTAGTTGGAGTAGTGTGTGGGGCATATCAGTGAGAAAATCGCCATCCACTGTTGGACCAAAATTTATGGATAAGATGGAATCAGAGGGGAGAACGAACCTTTCATTCAGAAGAATTTCCTGAGGATCTTTACTTCGAAGGCATTTAatcatctccatctccttctcctttgagCAACCAGTAAATTTAGCTAAGGTCAAGGTTCtgtttctggcttcctcaggatGCTTTACTGCCCAGGGGGCATTAGAGGAACCACTTTCAAGAATGGCTCTGGTAAACAAAGGATAACTTTGGGGACAGAGCAAATGTAAGCTCACTGAAGCTGCCCCTGCACTTTCTCCAAAAATCGTTATACTTTTAGGATTCCCTCCAAAAGCAGCGATATTTCTTTGGACCCACTGAAGTGCCAGCTGTTGATCAAATAATCCCATGTTTCCTGGAGCATCGGGATTTCCGGGAAAAGCTAGGAATCCTAGAGCACCTACCCTATAGTTCATCGAAACTACAATAACTCTTTCAACACGAGCTAGAAACTTCCCATCGTACACAGGTAGAGAAGAGGTCCCAGTTTGAAAGCCACCACCATAGATCCATACCATGACAGTGGCATTTTTAGGCTTCGGTACTGGAATCCAAACATTCAGATACAAGCAGTCTTCACTGAGGTTTGTGTTTGGATTCCACATTTCTGAGCCCTGGAAGCCTGGGAAAGCTTGATCTATGTTCTGATAACAAGAATTTGCATATTGAGTGGCATTATGGATGTCAGGCCATTTGTTTAAGGGTTGCGGCTTTTTGAATCTTAGGCCACCCAGAGGAGGTTGTGCATAGGGGATACCGAGAAAGGCAGTCACCATGCCACCAAGAACTGGTATGCTCAGCCCTCGGACCCTTCCGGTCTTGGTTGTAATTATGAAGTCTTCTTCAGTGTGTGACTTCCCAAAAGGCATGCAGAGCAGAAGAATCCATAGGAGGAAGTGGGTCTGGATTACCTTGGTATGCTGAGTCTGCATGTTGATTTCTaagcaaagaaaaagcagaaCGGCTTTAAACAGCGTTGTACATGCTGTTAATTATCGTGTTCAATGATGATAATCACTAAAATATAGTAGTTACTATTCACcctaaatttaagaaaaataataaatatgtaaccAAGTCTAGGTTGTGtgtaaaaactaaaaatgtaaacaaagataCTTCCACTTGGAAGAGAAACACATAGGAAGAAAAACCTAAGTGATGCTGTCTTTGAAATACCATGTTCAAGATATGTAAGAAGTTTCAGCACAGTAAAAGGATATTTTTGTCCCAAGTACATATGATATCATGCACTATACATAGCCACATCAAGTATGGCATTAGCTAGGTGTAGACATGTTTGAAGTGATTCCAACGTGACTGCAGGAGAAAATACAAGTACATGTGTTTTCTGAAGTATCATGGCTGGATGACAGATCACAGAACTCTAAAGTCATTTAAGAACTTTGAAGAATCTGGAGGTATTGATCATTTGTCATCCTCCTCTGTTCCATagttcttttctcctttaaaaaagtatacatatatatatatatatatatatatatatatgtgtgtgtgtgtgtgtgtgtgtgtgtgtgtgttcatttttttctatatattcttaGTTTACTCTTAAAAGGGAATCAAAGCAACATACTTATAGAaggctaaattttaaaaaactaaataatgggctattatttataaatactaaTACTATCAAGCCTGATTTCACTATGAAAGGATATTATTAAAACATGGGTGATTGAGATGTGCTCCTGAAGAGTTTCAGGGAAGTTCTCTGAACTTTATTagataaagattatttttatttgcttgagtCACAATCTCCTTAGTGGGAGATGATGAAAATATTGACTTAGGGGAACTTTTTACATTACTAACTACAATTAATATGTAAACAGATTAAAGCATGTGTAAGTAGTCAAATATGTTAGCAGAGTCATGGGTACTCATGTATTTGCAGTGTATAAAATCATTGAAATCAGAGGACGAATGCTGAGAAAGTACTGGGATAAGAGGAAGGGGTG
This region of Mus caroli chromosome 3, CAROLI_EIJ_v1.1, whole genome shotgun sequence genomic DNA includes:
- the Bche gene encoding cholinesterase translates to MQTQHTKVIQTHFLLWILLLCMPFGKSHTEEDFIITTKTGRVRGLSIPVLGGMVTAFLGIPYAQPPLGGLRFKKPQPLNKWPDIHNATQYANSCYQNIDQAFPGFQGSEMWNPNTNLSEDCLYLNVWIPVPKPKNATVMVWIYGGGFQTGTSSLPVYDGKFLARVERVIVVSMNYRVGALGFLAFPGNPDAPGNMGLFDQQLALQWVQRNIAAFGGNPKSITIFGESAGAASVSLHLLCPQSYPLFTRAILESGSSNAPWAVKHPEEARNRTLTLAKFTGCSKEKEMEMIKCLRSKDPQEILLNERFVLPSDSILSINFGPTVDGDFLTDMPHTLLQLGKVKKAQILVGVNKDEGTAFLVYGAPGFSKDNDSLITRKEFLEGLNMYFPGVSRLGKEAVLFYYVDWLGEQSPEVYREALDDVIGDYNIICPALEFTKKFAELENNAFFYFFKHRSSKLPWPEWMGVMHGYEIEFVFGLPLGRRLNYTRAEEIFSRSIMKTWANFAKYGHPNGTQANSTMWPVFTSTEQKYLTLNTEKSKIYSKLRAPQCQFWRLFFPKVLEMTGDIDETEQEWKAGFHRWSNYMMDWQNQFNDYTSKKESCTAL